The following proteins come from a genomic window of Malus domestica chromosome 02, GDT2T_hap1:
- the LOC103407356 gene encoding rust resistance kinase Lr10-like isoform X1 produces the protein MQQQQLNISWVRIFSITLLTLLGTTQNASACEKSKCGDHGEAIHILFRRGHPCSPTSDCHANEDDYGQEHRVVVVKFLVKRIDYKHQEVQVYQPRNCLLLKPSEVDNINISLPASQFYLQESMPSNATLFHCPAERELNGAKVPCISGPGYRVYAIESSYETMDYPLLESCTKMYDVLAIPQMYYYGLEDTNLKWKKPNCTECEAEGKKCRIKYNHTNTEIQCVRLSKASVTRKFAAVGGTTLGSFVVLLLVVAAYRVYRSNRKEKESQLKIETFLEDYKAHKPSRYSYADIKRITNQFQDKLGQGAYGTVFKGKLSSECFVAVKVLNSSNGNGEDFIKEVGMMGSIHHVNVVRLVGFCADGFNRALVYEFFANGSLHDFISSADNNNRFLGWDKLQDIALAVAKGIYYLHQECEQRILHFDIKPHNVLLDNNFTPKISDFGLAKLCSKDQSIVSMTTARGTMGYIAPEVFSRNFGNVSYKSDVYSFGMLLLEMVGGKKNIDSTSAIPTEIYYPEWIYNLLEEGDDLRIHLGEEGDGRTPKKLAIVGLWCIQWHPAGRPSMKEVVQMLEGGEILTMPPNPFASTSPARTNAATPARNLNSQLEAIAELE, from the exons ATGCAGCAGCAACAGCTCAATATCTCTTGGGTTCGCATATTCTCAATTACTTTGTTAACATTGCTCGGAACAACCCAGAATGCCTCTGCTTGTGAAAAATCCAAATGCGGGGATCATGGCGAGGCCATCCATATTCTGTTTCGCCGTGGACATCCCTGTAGTCCGACATCTGATTGCCATGCAAATGAGGATGACTACGGACAGGAGCACCGAGTGGTAGTGGTGAAATTCTTGGTGAAACGCATAGATTACAAGCATCAGGAAGTCCAAGTCTATCAACCGCGTAATTGCCTGCTGTTAAAGCCTTCAGAAGTTGATAACATCAACATCTCATTGCCAGCCTCTCAATTCTACCTCCAAGAATCCATGCCTTCCAACGCTACCTTATTCCACTGCCCTGCTGAAAGAGAGTTAAACGGTGCTAAAGTCCCCTGCATTAGTGGCCCTGGCTACAGAGTTTATGCCATTGAATCTTCCTACGAAACTATGGACTATCCGCTCCTAGAGTCGTGTACAAAGATGTACGATGTTTTGGCGATTCCACAGATGTACTATTATGGTCTTGAGGATACTAATTTGAAATGGAAGAAACCAAATTGTACAGAGTGTGAGGCAGAGGGCAAAAAGTGTAGAATCAAGTACAATCACACCAACACTGAAATTCAATGTGTTCGCTTGAGCAAAGCTA GTGTAACAAGGAAATTTGCAGCCGTAGGTG GTACAACCCTGGGATCATTTGTTGTGTTACTACTGGTCGTTGCAGCCTATCGTGTCTATAGGTCTAAtcgaaaagaaaaggagagtCAATTGAAGATTGAAACGTTTTTAGAAGATTACAAAGCTCACAAACCAAGCAGGTATTCCTATGCAGATATTAAGAGGATCACAAACCAATTCCAGGACAAGTTAGGCCAAGGAGCCTATGGAACGGTTTTCAAAGGAAAACTTTCTTCTGAATGCTTCGTTGCTGTTAAAGTTCTCAATAGTTCCAACGGAAATGGGGAAGATTTCATAAAGGAAGTTGGAATGATGGGAAGTATCCACCATGTCAACGTGGTTCGTTTGGTTGGTTTCTGTGCTGATGGGTTTAACAGAGCTCTCGTTTATGAGTTCTTCGCCAATGGTTCACTGCACGATTTCATTTCATCGGCAGACAATAACAATCGTTTCCTTGGTTGGGACAAGTTGCAAGATATTGCTCTTGCTGTAGCCAAGGGAATTTATTATCTTCATCAGGAATGTGAGCAACGAATCCTTCATTTCGACATCAAGCCTCATAATGTTTTATTAGACAACAATTTCACTCCAAAAATTTCTGATTTTGGTTTGGCCAAGTTGTGTTCTAAGGATCAAAGCATAGTGTCCATGACTACAGCTAGAGGGACTATGGGCTACATTGCACCTGAAGTGTTCTCCAGGAACTTTGGAAATGTGTCCTATAAGTCGGACGTCTATAGTTTTGGAATGCTGCTGCTTGAGATGGTAGGGGGAAAGAAGAATATTGATTCAACCTCAGCAATCCCAACTGAAATTTACTATCCAGAATGGATCTATAATCTTCTAGAAGAAGGAGACGACCTACGGATCCATCTTGGGGAGGAAGGAGATGGTAGAACTCCAAAGAAACTCGCAATTGTAGGGCTCTGGTGCATCCAGTGGCACCCAGCAGGTCGTCCTTCCATGAAAGAAGTTGTTCAAATGCTGGAAGGAGGAGAAATCTTAACCATGCCTCCCAATCCTTTTGCATCTACAAGTCCTGCACGAACAAATGCAGCTACACCTGCAAGAAATCTAAACAGTCAGTTAGAAGCTATTGCTGAATTAGAGTAA
- the LOC103407356 gene encoding rust resistance kinase Lr10-like isoform X2, giving the protein MQQQQLNISWVRIFSITLLTLLGTTQNASACEKSKCGDHGEAIHILFRRGHPCSPTSDCHANEDDYGQEHRVVVVKFLVKRIDYKHQEVQVYQPRNCLLLKPSEVDNINISLPASQFYLQESMPSNATLFHCPAERELNGAKVPCISGPGYRVYAIESSYETMDYPLLESCTKMYDVLAIPQMYYYGLEDTNLKWKKPNCTECEAEGKKCRIKYNHTNTEIQCVRLSKASVTRKFAAVGTTLGSFVVLLLVVAAYRVYRSNRKEKESQLKIETFLEDYKAHKPSRYSYADIKRITNQFQDKLGQGAYGTVFKGKLSSECFVAVKVLNSSNGNGEDFIKEVGMMGSIHHVNVVRLVGFCADGFNRALVYEFFANGSLHDFISSADNNNRFLGWDKLQDIALAVAKGIYYLHQECEQRILHFDIKPHNVLLDNNFTPKISDFGLAKLCSKDQSIVSMTTARGTMGYIAPEVFSRNFGNVSYKSDVYSFGMLLLEMVGGKKNIDSTSAIPTEIYYPEWIYNLLEEGDDLRIHLGEEGDGRTPKKLAIVGLWCIQWHPAGRPSMKEVVQMLEGGEILTMPPNPFASTSPARTNAATPARNLNSQLEAIAELE; this is encoded by the exons ATGCAGCAGCAACAGCTCAATATCTCTTGGGTTCGCATATTCTCAATTACTTTGTTAACATTGCTCGGAACAACCCAGAATGCCTCTGCTTGTGAAAAATCCAAATGCGGGGATCATGGCGAGGCCATCCATATTCTGTTTCGCCGTGGACATCCCTGTAGTCCGACATCTGATTGCCATGCAAATGAGGATGACTACGGACAGGAGCACCGAGTGGTAGTGGTGAAATTCTTGGTGAAACGCATAGATTACAAGCATCAGGAAGTCCAAGTCTATCAACCGCGTAATTGCCTGCTGTTAAAGCCTTCAGAAGTTGATAACATCAACATCTCATTGCCAGCCTCTCAATTCTACCTCCAAGAATCCATGCCTTCCAACGCTACCTTATTCCACTGCCCTGCTGAAAGAGAGTTAAACGGTGCTAAAGTCCCCTGCATTAGTGGCCCTGGCTACAGAGTTTATGCCATTGAATCTTCCTACGAAACTATGGACTATCCGCTCCTAGAGTCGTGTACAAAGATGTACGATGTTTTGGCGATTCCACAGATGTACTATTATGGTCTTGAGGATACTAATTTGAAATGGAAGAAACCAAATTGTACAGAGTGTGAGGCAGAGGGCAAAAAGTGTAGAATCAAGTACAATCACACCAACACTGAAATTCAATGTGTTCGCTTGAGCAAAGCTA GTGTAACAAGGAAATTTGCAGCCGTAG GTACAACCCTGGGATCATTTGTTGTGTTACTACTGGTCGTTGCAGCCTATCGTGTCTATAGGTCTAAtcgaaaagaaaaggagagtCAATTGAAGATTGAAACGTTTTTAGAAGATTACAAAGCTCACAAACCAAGCAGGTATTCCTATGCAGATATTAAGAGGATCACAAACCAATTCCAGGACAAGTTAGGCCAAGGAGCCTATGGAACGGTTTTCAAAGGAAAACTTTCTTCTGAATGCTTCGTTGCTGTTAAAGTTCTCAATAGTTCCAACGGAAATGGGGAAGATTTCATAAAGGAAGTTGGAATGATGGGAAGTATCCACCATGTCAACGTGGTTCGTTTGGTTGGTTTCTGTGCTGATGGGTTTAACAGAGCTCTCGTTTATGAGTTCTTCGCCAATGGTTCACTGCACGATTTCATTTCATCGGCAGACAATAACAATCGTTTCCTTGGTTGGGACAAGTTGCAAGATATTGCTCTTGCTGTAGCCAAGGGAATTTATTATCTTCATCAGGAATGTGAGCAACGAATCCTTCATTTCGACATCAAGCCTCATAATGTTTTATTAGACAACAATTTCACTCCAAAAATTTCTGATTTTGGTTTGGCCAAGTTGTGTTCTAAGGATCAAAGCATAGTGTCCATGACTACAGCTAGAGGGACTATGGGCTACATTGCACCTGAAGTGTTCTCCAGGAACTTTGGAAATGTGTCCTATAAGTCGGACGTCTATAGTTTTGGAATGCTGCTGCTTGAGATGGTAGGGGGAAAGAAGAATATTGATTCAACCTCAGCAATCCCAACTGAAATTTACTATCCAGAATGGATCTATAATCTTCTAGAAGAAGGAGACGACCTACGGATCCATCTTGGGGAGGAAGGAGATGGTAGAACTCCAAAGAAACTCGCAATTGTAGGGCTCTGGTGCATCCAGTGGCACCCAGCAGGTCGTCCTTCCATGAAAGAAGTTGTTCAAATGCTGGAAGGAGGAGAAATCTTAACCATGCCTCCCAATCCTTTTGCATCTACAAGTCCTGCACGAACAAATGCAGCTACACCTGCAAGAAATCTAAACAGTCAGTTAGAAGCTATTGCTGAATTAGAGTAA
- the LOC103407356 gene encoding rust resistance kinase Lr10-like isoform X3 — MQQQQLNISWVRIFSITLLTLLGTTQNASACEKSKCGDHGEAIHILFRRGHPCSPTSDCHANEDDYGQEHRVVVVKFLVKRIDYKHQEVQVYQPRNCLLLKPSEVDNINISLPASQFYLQESMPSNATLFHCPAERELNGAKVPCISGPGYRVYAIESSYETMDYPLLESCTKMYDVLAIPQMYYYGLEDTNLKWKKPNCTECEAEGKKCRIKYNHTNTEIQCVRLSKASTTLGSFVVLLLVVAAYRVYRSNRKEKESQLKIETFLEDYKAHKPSRYSYADIKRITNQFQDKLGQGAYGTVFKGKLSSECFVAVKVLNSSNGNGEDFIKEVGMMGSIHHVNVVRLVGFCADGFNRALVYEFFANGSLHDFISSADNNNRFLGWDKLQDIALAVAKGIYYLHQECEQRILHFDIKPHNVLLDNNFTPKISDFGLAKLCSKDQSIVSMTTARGTMGYIAPEVFSRNFGNVSYKSDVYSFGMLLLEMVGGKKNIDSTSAIPTEIYYPEWIYNLLEEGDDLRIHLGEEGDGRTPKKLAIVGLWCIQWHPAGRPSMKEVVQMLEGGEILTMPPNPFASTSPARTNAATPARNLNSQLEAIAELE, encoded by the exons ATGCAGCAGCAACAGCTCAATATCTCTTGGGTTCGCATATTCTCAATTACTTTGTTAACATTGCTCGGAACAACCCAGAATGCCTCTGCTTGTGAAAAATCCAAATGCGGGGATCATGGCGAGGCCATCCATATTCTGTTTCGCCGTGGACATCCCTGTAGTCCGACATCTGATTGCCATGCAAATGAGGATGACTACGGACAGGAGCACCGAGTGGTAGTGGTGAAATTCTTGGTGAAACGCATAGATTACAAGCATCAGGAAGTCCAAGTCTATCAACCGCGTAATTGCCTGCTGTTAAAGCCTTCAGAAGTTGATAACATCAACATCTCATTGCCAGCCTCTCAATTCTACCTCCAAGAATCCATGCCTTCCAACGCTACCTTATTCCACTGCCCTGCTGAAAGAGAGTTAAACGGTGCTAAAGTCCCCTGCATTAGTGGCCCTGGCTACAGAGTTTATGCCATTGAATCTTCCTACGAAACTATGGACTATCCGCTCCTAGAGTCGTGTACAAAGATGTACGATGTTTTGGCGATTCCACAGATGTACTATTATGGTCTTGAGGATACTAATTTGAAATGGAAGAAACCAAATTGTACAGAGTGTGAGGCAGAGGGCAAAAAGTGTAGAATCAAGTACAATCACACCAACACTGAAATTCAATGTGTTCGCTTGAGCAAAGCTA GTACAACCCTGGGATCATTTGTTGTGTTACTACTGGTCGTTGCAGCCTATCGTGTCTATAGGTCTAAtcgaaaagaaaaggagagtCAATTGAAGATTGAAACGTTTTTAGAAGATTACAAAGCTCACAAACCAAGCAGGTATTCCTATGCAGATATTAAGAGGATCACAAACCAATTCCAGGACAAGTTAGGCCAAGGAGCCTATGGAACGGTTTTCAAAGGAAAACTTTCTTCTGAATGCTTCGTTGCTGTTAAAGTTCTCAATAGTTCCAACGGAAATGGGGAAGATTTCATAAAGGAAGTTGGAATGATGGGAAGTATCCACCATGTCAACGTGGTTCGTTTGGTTGGTTTCTGTGCTGATGGGTTTAACAGAGCTCTCGTTTATGAGTTCTTCGCCAATGGTTCACTGCACGATTTCATTTCATCGGCAGACAATAACAATCGTTTCCTTGGTTGGGACAAGTTGCAAGATATTGCTCTTGCTGTAGCCAAGGGAATTTATTATCTTCATCAGGAATGTGAGCAACGAATCCTTCATTTCGACATCAAGCCTCATAATGTTTTATTAGACAACAATTTCACTCCAAAAATTTCTGATTTTGGTTTGGCCAAGTTGTGTTCTAAGGATCAAAGCATAGTGTCCATGACTACAGCTAGAGGGACTATGGGCTACATTGCACCTGAAGTGTTCTCCAGGAACTTTGGAAATGTGTCCTATAAGTCGGACGTCTATAGTTTTGGAATGCTGCTGCTTGAGATGGTAGGGGGAAAGAAGAATATTGATTCAACCTCAGCAATCCCAACTGAAATTTACTATCCAGAATGGATCTATAATCTTCTAGAAGAAGGAGACGACCTACGGATCCATCTTGGGGAGGAAGGAGATGGTAGAACTCCAAAGAAACTCGCAATTGTAGGGCTCTGGTGCATCCAGTGGCACCCAGCAGGTCGTCCTTCCATGAAAGAAGTTGTTCAAATGCTGGAAGGAGGAGAAATCTTAACCATGCCTCCCAATCCTTTTGCATCTACAAGTCCTGCACGAACAAATGCAGCTACACCTGCAAGAAATCTAAACAGTCAGTTAGAAGCTATTGCTGAATTAGAGTAA